One Rosa chinensis cultivar Old Blush chromosome 5, RchiOBHm-V2, whole genome shotgun sequence genomic region harbors:
- the LOC112163854 gene encoding uncharacterized protein LOC112163854, with amino-acid sequence MASSGGSNATNEVDRSLRRGSNDVGWDFAVLADPHNLDKLKCKLCGKVISGGIHRMKQHIANIKGNVASCKNSTDADKAKCIAAIEGAKIKRKQKDMHEKEVREEVEVSQSHDVEDVEIEGPSLSRKRPHFLGPIDKFASSITPDSSIDGSKKMRQQNINDAIWKERAHSVHQWLTRWVYEAGIPFHAIDNDSFKRFVEAVGQFGPGYRPPTQYQLREPLLKEEVERTKNSLKKHEEEWAKNGCSIITDAWSDRKRRSIMNLCVNCKEGTTFLSSREDSDQSHTGAYIFEYVDKCIEEVGAQNVVQVVTDNATNNVAAGNLLKIKRPNIFWTSCATHTLNLMLQGIGNQPKFKGVIEKTKAFTIFIYAHHKTLALMRKHTKKRDIVRPGVTRFATSFLTLQSLMEKKSELRCMVACDDWTACKHSKSAKGKTAYNTVLSTSFWNGVTLCLKVFAPLFKVLRLVDGDKKPSMSFLYGELLKAKEDIKEAFKHQEANYRPIIEIIDEKARGRLDSPLHLAAYLLNPYYFYKDEDIQYDHVVMEGFFLCVEKFFPDDLETQSVVTNEELLMYKSKGGGFGRALAKLGCAKNDDKYDPVGWWSNYGTGTPKLQKMARRILSLTTSSFGCERNWSTFEGIHTKKRNRLDASRLNNLVYVQFNAKIINKKRRAQELGVDVLLGNEASKAQGWIVDGGDEEDDSDIISEIGGESLGVDSGLRRSSRNVEVRELHDEDFVSDEDTDEEGEEEDVEFESDTERVLDGYGEEELEI; translated from the exons ATGGCATCTTCCGGAGGATCTAATGCTACTAATGAAGTAGATAGATCATTGAGGCGTGGGTCAAACGATGTTGGATGGGACTTTGCTGTGTTGGCGGATCCACACAACTTAGATAAGTTGAAGTGTAAGTTGTGTGGGAAAGTAATTAGTGGTGGAATACATAGAATGAAGCAACACATTGCCAACATCAAGGGGAATGTTGCCTCATGCAAGAATTCTACGGATGCCGATAAAGCCAAATGTATAGCCGCAATAGAGGGAGCAAAAATTAAGAGAAAGCAAAAGGATATGCATGAGAAGGAAGTGAGGGAAGAAGTTGAAGTTTCTCAATCACATGATGTAGAAGATGTAGAAATTGAAGGGCCAAGTTTGTCAAGAAAAAGGCCGCACTTTCTTGGGCCTATAGACAAGTTTGCATCTTCAATCACTCCCGATTCTTCAATTGATGGAAGCAAGAAGATGCGTCAACAAAATATTAATGATGCCATTTGGAAGGAAAGAGCACATAGTGTGCATCAATGGTTGACTAGGTGGGTGTATGAAGCCGGCATTCCATTTCATGCCATTGATAATGATAGCTTCAAAAGATTTGTAGAAGCGGTTGGTCAATTTGGCCCGGGTTACCGACCTCCAACTCAATACCAACTAAGAGAGCCATTGTTGAAGGAAGAGGTTGAGAGGACAAAAAATTCACTCAAGAAGCATGAAGAAGAGTGGGCAAAGAATGGTTGTTCCATTATCACCGATGCTTGGAGTgaccgaaaaagaagaagtattATGAACTTGTGTGTTAATTGCAAGGAAGGCActacttttctttcttcaagGGAAGATTCGGATCAATCACACACCGGGGCCTATATCTTTGAATATGTTGACAAATGCATTGAAGAAGTTGGGGCACAAAATGTTGTTCAAGTAGTGACGGATAATGCTACTAACAATGTGGCGGCGGGGAATTTGTTGAAGATAAAGAGGCCAAATATATTTTGGACTTCATGTGCCACTCATACATTGAATCTCATGCTTCAAGGGATTGGTAACCAACCAAAATTCAAAGGAGTGATTGAGAAGACAAAGGCATTCACTATCTTTATCTATGCACATCACAAGACATTGGCTTTGATGAGGAAGCATACAAAGAAAAGAGACATAGTGAGGCCGGGAGTCACTAGATTTGCCACTTCCTTTCTAACTTTGCAAAGcttgatggagaagaagagtgaGTTGAGGTGTATGGTTGCTTGTGATGATTGGACCGCTTGCAAACATTCTAAGAGTGCTAAGGGGAAAACGGCATATAATACCGTATTGAGCACCTCTTTTTGGAATGGGGTAACACTTTGCTTGAAAGTGTTTGCTCCTTTGTTTAAGGTGCTTCGCCTTGTGGATGGGGATAAAAAGCCATCAATGAGCTTTTTGTATGGAGAATTACTCAAGGCAAAGGAAGACATTAAAGAGGCATTCAAACATCAAGAGGCCAATTATCGGCCAATTATAGAGATTATTGATGAGAAAGCCCGTGGTCGTCTTGATAGTCCATTACATTTGGCGGCTTACCTCTTGAACCCCTATTACTTCTACAAGGATGAAGACATTCAATATGATCATGTTGTCATGGAAGGGTTCTTTCTTTGTGTGGAGAAGTTTTTTCCTGATGACCTTGAGACCCAAAGTGTGGTGACAAATGAAGAATTGTTGATGTATAAAAGCAAAGGGGGTGGATTTGGAAGAGCATTAGCTAAGTTGGGATGTGCAAAGAATGATGACAAGTATGATCCGG TTGGATGGTGGTCCAATTATGGAACTGGAACACCCAAATTGCAAAAAATGGCTAGAAGAATACTCTCTTTAACTACAAGTTCATTCGGGTGCGAAAGGAATTGGAGTACTTTTGAGGGA ATCCATACAAAGAAAAGGAATAGACTAGATGCTTCAAGATTGAATAATCTAGTCTATGTCCAATTCAATGCCAAGATTATTAACAAAAAGAGAAGGGCTCAAGAGTTGGGTGTGGATGTGCTACTTGGTAATGAAGCTAGCAAGGCTCAAGGGTGGATTGTGGATGgtggtgatgaagaagatgactcGGATATTATTAGTGAAATAGGGGGAGAGTCTTTGGGAGTGGATAGTGGGCTTAGGAGAAGTTCTAGAAATGTAGAGGTAAGAGAGCTTCATGATGAAGATTTTGTATCGGATGAGGACACAGATgaggagggagaagaagaagatgttgaGTTTGAGTCCGACACCGAAAGAGTCTTGGATGGATATGGAGAGGAAGAGTTAGAGATTTAG
- the LOC112166561 gene encoding transmembrane protein 209, which produces MEGRDNKGSSPPPKPSKFSVYQNPTLSAALTASSLRPPKHALLVIFSLSSLSAVAFLVILSRENEFVNNLKLNILSQEAAYLFVKVVHTVVGLVFLATLVAFFRVISLRNAAVVPTVSSSKGTKDKMGLTSRQLGLLGIKPKVEQVVSESAKKPPKSKPYLSSPSDVLVPLHQPISSSNRLSRIGSDKFNTSGGNKMGSITSPSKSPSSASSLYLVPGAVSPMSSVHNSPGVDSVVSSPWSSKRAPGREITSEEKFEQFLADVDEKITQSAGKLATPPPTIRGFGVASPSSANTSGTTRSTPLRPVRMSPGSQKFSTPPKKGEGELPPPMSMEESINAFDRLGIYPQIEQWRDNLRQWFSSVLLNPLLHKIESSHIQVMEAASKLGISLTISQIGSDLPTTGTTSVSSTDRTKEWQQTLTLDEDGVMHQVRATLLQYINASTSQLPQANLQQTPQQNMVPIMQECVDAITEHQRLHALMKGELIKGLLPQSSIRAEYTVQRIRELAEGTCLRNYEYLGSGEVYDKKNKKWTVELPTDSHLLLYLFCAFLEHPKWMLHGDSISHAGARSSKNPLFLGVLPQKESIPEKYIAVVSGVPSALHPGGCVLVVGRKSPPVFALYLDKKLQFSLQGMTALWDSILLLCHSIKAGYGGIVRGMHLSSSALRILPVLDSETEG; this is translated from the exons ATGGAGGGCAGAGACAACAAGGGCTCCTCGCCCCCACCAAAGCCCTCCAAGTTCTCCGTCTACCAGAACCCAACCCTCTCCGCCGCCCTCACCGCCAGCAGCCTCCGACCTCCCAAGCACGCCCTCCTcgtcatcttctctctctcgtccCTCTCCGCCGTCGCCTTCCTCGTCATTCTCTCCAG GGAGAATGAGTTTGTTAACAATTTGAAGCTCAATATTCTTTCCCAAGAGGCAGCCT ATTTGTTTGTTAAAGTGGTACATACTGTtgtgggattagtatttttggcTACTCTGGTTGCATTCTTCAGAGTCATCTCATTGAGAAATGCTGCTGTTGTGCCAACTGTATCTTCCTCTAAGGGAACCAAGGATAAGATGGGCTTGACAAGTCGTCAGCTTGGACTTCTAGGAATTAAGCCAAAGGTTGAACAAGTTGTATCCGAGTCTGCAAAGAAACCTCCCAAGTCCAAGCCCTACTTGTCTTCCCCTTCAGATGTCCTTGTTCCACTTCATCAGCCAATCAGCAGTTCAAATCGTCTGTCTCGAATTGGCTCAGATAAATTTAACACCAGTGGTGGAAATAAGATGGGATCGATCACCAGTCCCTCTAAATCACCCAGTTCCGCGTCTTCTTTGTATCTTGTCCCAGGAGCTGTTTCACCAATGTCATCTGTTCACAATTCACCTGGAGTGGATTCAGTGGTCTCTTCTCCTTGGTCAAGTAAGCGAGCCCCTGGAAGAGAGATAACGTCAGAAGAAAAGTTTGAACAGTTCTTGGCAGATGTTGATGAGAAAATCACACAATCAGCAGGAAAACTGGCAACTCCACCACCCACTATCAGAGGCTTTGGTGTAGCCAGTCCCAGTTCAGCTAATACATCTGGAACTACAAGGAGTACACCACTGAGGCCTGTGAGAATGTCTCCAGGTTCCCAGAAGTTCAGCACTCCCCCAAAGAAAGGGGAAGGTGAGCTTCCTCCACCTATGTCCATGGAAGAATCTATTAATGCATTTGATCGTTTGGGCATctatcctcaaatcgagcagtGGCGTGACAACCTCAGGCAATGGTTTTCTTCAGTTTTGCTTAATCCCCTACTCCATAAGATTGAGAGCAGTCATATTCAG GTAATGGAAGCAGCTTCCAAACTTGGGATATCACTCACAATTAGTCAAATTGGAAGTGATTTACCAACTACTGGCACTACTTCAGTGTCTTCAACTGACAGGACTAAGGAATGGCAACAAACATTAACTCTTGATGAAGATGGAGTTATGCATCAAGTACGAGCTACTCTCCTCCAGTATATTAATGCTTCCACCT CACAGCTGCCTCAAGCAAATCTCCAACAAACCCCACAGCAGAATATGGTGCCTATTATGCAGGAGTGTGTCGATGCGATCACTGAACACCAGAGGCTACATGCATTGATGAAGGGAGAGTTAATTAAAGGTTTGCTACCGCAAAGCAGCATTCGAGCAGAATACACAGTACAAAGGATTCGAG AGCTTGCTGAAGGAACCTGCTTGAGGAACTATGAATATCTTGGAAGTGGAGAGGTATATGATAAAAAGAACAAGAAGTGGACTGTTGAACTTCCAACCGATTCTCACTTGCTCTTGTATTTGTTCTGTGCTTTCCTCGAGCACCCAAAGTGGATGCTGCATGGGGATTCTATATCTCATGCTGGAGCTCGATCTAGCAAAAATCCCCTCTTCTTGGGAGTCCTAccacaaaaagaaagtattCCTGAGAAGTACATAGCTGTTGTATCAGGTGTCCCTTCTGCTCTCCACCCAGGGGGTTGTGTTCTTGTTGTTGGACGGAAGAGCCCCCCAGTTTTCGCCTTGTATTTGGATAAGAAATTGCAATTTTCTCTTCAG GGAATGACTGCACTGTGGGATTCTATATTGCTTCTTTGCCACAGCATTAAGGCTGGATATGGGGGAATTGTCCGTGGCATGCATCTTAGTTCTTCAGCCCTGAGAATCCTCCCTGTTCTTGATTCGGAAACTGAAGGCTGA